A genomic segment from Gemmatimonas aurantiaca encodes:
- a CDS encoding TonB-dependent receptor encodes MYRRFLSLWSIVVLLACLAPPAMAQQVDVIRGRITGADNEPLDNVTVIVTMISGNVNRTARTDRNGRFTVTFPNGDGDYMVTVNAVGFAQKRFEIKRVADEEFLLADAKLTKVGTVLDALKVTADRQKVSRNDAQQDISGTDRVLPPTNAALPPDQMGDIAAMAATLPGVQLVPGQDGGANGYSVMGLGADQNTTTLNGMNFGGSGLPRDAGVTSSLATSPYDVSRGGFSGGQFSLRTRGGSNFSARGLSFFGEAPQLQWMDAAARATGQQYSNGSLGGSISGPLVFDKAFYTMSFQAGRRSNDLQTLLNTSSTGLEATGVAADSVQRLVGILGASQIPTTFGGTADHRYADQGSVLGAVDFAPPSSTSGTAYNLTFNGSWNRQNPATTLTTALPTTSAQRTSYNGGLQGRHSAYLSMGGIDFLTETSAGFSLSSSEGSPVVALPAGRVRINSAFADGSNGVQTLAFGGNQTLATSQASNSFMATNTLSWFSANNRHRLKLATEFRRDGSSQDQTTNRLGTFTYNSLADLQAGIPVSFTRTLSPRERDASQLIGAISLGDSYRRNDRLQFQYGLRVDANRFLDAPAANSAIAQRFGVRNDEVPNGIYPSVRGGFSWQYGTAPQIGGFAGAFRGPRAVVRGGIGMFQNMPQATLIGSAIDNTGLTSAIQQFTCVGSAVPMPNWAAYTDAVNIPTRCADGTTGSVFANSAPNVTLFAKNYAPSSSIRSNLSWSGPVLQNRINASFDATYSINQRQSSFVDRNFGGIQRFTLDNEGQRPVYVSAGSIVPLTGGIAAGDGRLDPAFQRVTEQRSDLASRSAQFSARFAPMSFNTNISWNASYTYSNAREQFRGFQSTAGDPNAVAWSRSPFDSRHQITYSITWNAFDFIRIAWGGQFRSGSPFTPVIGGDVNGDGYSNDRAFIFDPSNTTDAATAAAMRSLLGDGSSVARRCLEKQLGTLAARNSCEGPWISTANLSFSFNPLKVRMPQRATLSFNVSNPLGAADLLLHGQNDLRGWGQQVFVDPALLYVRGFDPVTKRYKYEVNQRFGATNPLYQAFRAPVTVSAMLRYDIGPTRERQVLTQALDRGRRTQGTKAPEALIKAQFGNGGVPNPMATILRDQDTLKLSAAQADSLAMMNRRYTVRLDSIWAPIARRYAELPDGYDRDRIYWEYVKAREASIDMLRGYAPAVKQLLTDTQRRQLPAFITSSLDDRYLKSIRSGTAGSGGSTMMLPGGATFLGAGGMGAGGAQTTIIMR; translated from the coding sequence GTGTATCGTCGATTCCTGTCTCTGTGGTCCATCGTCGTGCTGCTGGCGTGTCTCGCACCGCCGGCCATGGCACAGCAGGTGGACGTGATCCGGGGGCGCATCACCGGCGCCGACAATGAACCGCTCGACAATGTCACCGTGATCGTCACGATGATCTCGGGCAACGTGAATCGCACCGCGCGCACCGATCGCAACGGTCGGTTCACCGTCACCTTTCCCAATGGCGATGGCGACTACATGGTCACCGTCAACGCCGTGGGATTCGCACAGAAGCGTTTCGAGATCAAGCGCGTCGCCGACGAGGAATTCCTGCTCGCCGATGCGAAGCTGACCAAGGTCGGCACGGTGCTCGATGCCCTGAAAGTCACCGCGGACCGGCAGAAAGTCTCACGCAACGATGCCCAGCAGGACATCAGCGGCACCGACCGCGTGTTGCCCCCCACCAATGCCGCATTGCCACCGGATCAGATGGGCGATATCGCGGCCATGGCGGCCACCTTGCCCGGTGTGCAACTCGTGCCCGGACAGGATGGGGGAGCGAACGGTTACTCCGTCATGGGACTCGGCGCCGATCAGAACACGACCACGCTCAACGGCATGAACTTCGGCGGCAGCGGCCTGCCCCGCGACGCCGGCGTCACGAGTTCGCTGGCCACCTCGCCCTACGATGTGTCACGTGGGGGCTTCAGTGGAGGCCAGTTCAGTCTCCGGACCCGCGGTGGGTCGAACTTCAGTGCACGTGGACTGAGCTTCTTCGGTGAGGCGCCCCAACTGCAATGGATGGACGCGGCGGCACGTGCCACCGGTCAGCAATACAGCAACGGGTCGCTGGGCGGCAGCATTTCCGGACCGCTGGTGTTCGACAAGGCGTTCTACACCATGTCCTTCCAGGCGGGACGCCGCAGCAACGATCTGCAGACCCTGCTGAACACGTCGTCCACCGGCCTCGAGGCCACCGGTGTGGCCGCCGATTCCGTGCAGCGTCTGGTGGGCATTCTGGGCGCCTCGCAGATCCCCACCACGTTCGGCGGCACTGCCGACCATCGGTATGCGGATCAGGGAAGCGTATTGGGCGCAGTGGACTTCGCGCCGCCGTCGAGCACCAGCGGCACGGCGTACAATCTGACCTTCAATGGGTCGTGGAACCGGCAGAACCCCGCCACCACACTCACCACCGCGCTTCCCACCACCAGTGCGCAACGCACGTCGTACAATGGCGGTCTGCAGGGACGGCACAGTGCCTATCTGTCGATGGGCGGCATCGATTTCCTGACCGAAACGTCGGCGGGCTTCAGCCTGTCGTCATCGGAGGGCTCCCCCGTCGTGGCATTGCCCGCCGGACGGGTTCGGATCAACAGCGCATTCGCCGATGGATCGAACGGCGTGCAGACCCTCGCGTTCGGCGGCAACCAGACGCTGGCCACATCGCAGGCGTCCAACAGTTTCATGGCCACGAACACGCTCTCGTGGTTCAGCGCGAACAACAGGCATCGTCTCAAACTGGCCACCGAGTTCCGTCGTGACGGTTCGTCGCAGGACCAGACGACCAACCGACTCGGCACGTTCACGTACAACTCGCTGGCCGATCTGCAGGCCGGCATTCCGGTGTCGTTCACACGCACACTGTCCCCGCGGGAACGTGATGCCAGTCAACTCATCGGCGCGATTTCGCTGGGGGATTCGTATCGTCGCAACGACCGCCTGCAGTTCCAGTACGGACTGCGCGTCGATGCCAACCGGTTCCTTGATGCGCCGGCGGCCAACAGCGCCATCGCACAGCGGTTCGGCGTGCGCAACGACGAAGTCCCCAATGGGATCTACCCGAGCGTGCGGGGCGGCTTTTCCTGGCAATACGGCACCGCACCGCAGATCGGCGGCTTCGCCGGGGCGTTCCGTGGTCCGCGGGCGGTGGTGCGTGGTGGCATCGGCATGTTCCAGAACATGCCGCAGGCCACGCTCATCGGATCGGCCATCGACAACACCGGTCTGACCAGCGCCATCCAGCAGTTCACATGTGTGGGTTCCGCAGTGCCGATGCCCAACTGGGCAGCGTACACCGATGCGGTCAACATTCCCACACGCTGCGCCGATGGCACCACGGGCAGCGTGTTCGCCAACAGCGCGCCCAACGTGACGCTCTTTGCGAAGAACTATGCGCCGTCCAGCAGTATCCGTTCCAATCTGAGCTGGAGCGGACCGGTGCTGCAAAACCGGATCAATGCCTCCTTCGACGCGACCTATTCCATCAATCAGCGTCAGTCGAGCTTCGTGGACCGCAACTTCGGGGGTATCCAGCGATTCACACTCGACAACGAAGGCCAGCGTCCGGTGTACGTCAGCGCCGGCAGTATCGTCCCACTCACCGGGGGCATTGCCGCGGGTGACGGACGTCTCGATCCGGCCTTCCAGCGTGTCACGGAACAACGCAGCGATCTCGCTTCACGCAGCGCACAATTCAGCGCCCGCTTCGCGCCGATGTCGTTCAACACCAACATCAGCTGGAACGCGAGCTACACCTACAGCAATGCACGCGAGCAGTTCCGCGGCTTCCAGAGCACCGCGGGCGATCCGAACGCGGTAGCGTGGTCGCGCTCGCCGTTCGATTCCCGGCATCAGATCACCTACAGCATCACCTGGAACGCCTTCGATTTCATCCGCATCGCCTGGGGCGGTCAGTTCCGCTCCGGATCCCCGTTCACACCCGTCATCGGCGGGGATGTGAACGGCGACGGATACAGCAACGATCGGGCGTTCATCTTCGATCCGTCCAATACCACCGACGCGGCCACGGCGGCGGCCATGCGCTCCCTGCTCGGCGACGGGTCGTCGGTGGCGCGGCGCTGCCTCGAAAAGCAGCTCGGCACCCTCGCCGCGCGCAACAGTTGCGAAGGTCCATGGATCAGCACGGCCAACCTGTCCTTCTCGTTCAATCCGCTCAAGGTGCGCATGCCGCAGCGCGCCACGCTCAGTTTCAATGTGAGCAACCCGCTGGGCGCGGCGGACCTGCTGCTGCATGGACAGAACGATCTGCGCGGATGGGGACAGCAGGTATTCGTCGACCCGGCCCTGCTCTACGTGCGCGGATTCGATCCGGTCACGAAGCGTTACAAGTACGAAGTGAATCAGCGGTTCGGCGCCACGAACCCGCTGTACCAGGCGTTCCGGGCGCCGGTGACGGTCAGTGCGATGCTGCGTTACGACATCGGCCCCACCCGTGAACGACAGGTGCTCACGCAGGCGCTCGATCGTGGACGCCGCACGCAGGGCACCAAGGCGCCCGAAGCGCTGATCAAGGCCCAGTTCGGCAACGGCGGTGTTCCCAATCCGATGGCCACCATCCTGCGCGATCAGGACACGCTCAAACTCTCGGCGGCGCAGGCAGACAGTCTGGCCATGATGAACCGCCGCTATACAGTGCGTCTCGATTCCATCTGGGCGCCTATCGCCAGGCGGTATGCGGAACTCCCAGACGGCTACGATCGGGACCGGATCTACTGGGAATACGTGAAGGCACGTGAAGCCAGCATCGACATGCTGCGCGGTTATGCGCCCGCGGTGAAGCAACTGCTCACCGATACGCAGCGGCGTCAATTGCCGGCCTTCATCACGTCGTCGCTCGACGATCGCTATCTGAAGAGCATCCGATCCGGCACCGCCGGCAGTGGCGGCTCGACGATGATGCTTCCCGGAGGCGCCACCTTCCTGGGCGCGGGCGGCATGGGCGCCGGTGGTGCCCAGACCACGATCATCATGCGCTGA
- a CDS encoding creatininase family protein, whose amino-acid sequence MPHLSITRSPRTSLATSVAAVLASAAVFATMASTAYAQPGGARDPRSRGGGNCAQNPYNCVDTPNPLPAPNTVWLEEMTWMDIRDALKAGKTTVIIATGGMEPNGPWLATGKHNYVLHANCEAIARKLGNALCAPIVKFVPEGGFEPPTGHMVSPGTMTVREATFRGLLTDLVHSLKVHGFTNIILIGDSGGNQGGQRFVADSLTQIWQGSPVVAHVQEYYDYAGVTEYMKSHGLVEGASDNLHDDAIITLNMFLDDPKSVRFDERVKAGKATINGVSIADRKKNTELARRIVEFRTGVTVDAINKAIANKGTLPAPPRRQPGS is encoded by the coding sequence ATGCCTCACCTTTCTATTACGCGATCCCCGCGTACTTCGCTCGCCACGTCCGTTGCCGCCGTCCTGGCGTCCGCGGCCGTGTTCGCGACGATGGCCTCCACCGCGTATGCTCAGCCGGGCGGGGCGCGTGATCCCCGTTCACGAGGGGGCGGCAATTGCGCGCAGAACCCCTACAACTGCGTCGATACGCCCAATCCCCTGCCGGCTCCCAATACGGTCTGGCTCGAGGAAATGACGTGGATGGACATCCGCGATGCCCTCAAGGCGGGGAAGACCACGGTGATCATCGCCACCGGCGGCATGGAGCCCAACGGGCCGTGGCTGGCGACGGGCAAACACAACTATGTGCTGCATGCCAACTGCGAAGCGATCGCCCGCAAACTCGGCAATGCGCTGTGTGCGCCCATCGTGAAGTTCGTGCCCGAAGGGGGCTTCGAACCACCAACGGGACACATGGTCTCGCCGGGCACCATGACCGTGCGCGAAGCCACATTCCGCGGCCTGCTCACCGATCTGGTACACAGTCTCAAGGTGCATGGCTTCACGAACATCATCCTCATCGGTGACAGCGGCGGCAATCAGGGCGGGCAGCGTTTCGTGGCCGATTCCCTCACGCAGATCTGGCAGGGGTCGCCGGTGGTGGCCCATGTGCAGGAGTACTACGACTACGCAGGTGTGACCGAGTACATGAAGTCACATGGCCTCGTGGAAGGCGCCTCCGACAATCTGCACGACGATGCGATCATCACGCTCAACATGTTCCTCGACGATCCGAAGAGTGTGCGGTTCGACGAACGCGTGAAGGCAGGCAAGGCGACGATCAACGGGGTGTCGATTGCCGATCGCAAGAAGAACACCGAGCTCGCCCGTCGGATCGTGGAGTTCCGGACTGGCGTCACCGTGGACGCGATCAACAAGGCGATCGCCAACAAGGGTACACTGCCGGCTCCCCCGCGGCGTCAGCCGGGGTCGTGA
- a CDS encoding ankyrin repeat domain-containing protein, whose product MDMRTQWSMRLAGAAVLLAGTVSPVAGQDAKPVMRVSSSSSSPRVASSAVAQAAQRGDLAAVRSLIAERADVNVPLGDGMTALHWAAERGDAAMASALIKAGAKLTPVTRNGGYTPLHVAARSASGAVVQALLAAGADPGARTETGATALHLAAQSGDVVAVKALVAKKADVNATEPTWGQTPLMFAAAADRAGAVTALLAAGADASIRTRTIDLTEELSREQAAARKRNEVLFSYLPEKTRDSVIKAFEKQAAEQAAQARLRASAAPAAPAGAQGASRGGTPAGNQAAAPAGAAAPAGGAAAGGAAGTAAAAKPAADSAKGFKVGVQAPPVAALTPSQVQEAILAGRTIYNPSQKVDGKVETIIPADTTNGFQAGYEATVGSMGGLSALLHAARQGNTAAAMALIDGGADINEVAVSDSVSPLLMATINGQFDLAMALIKRGANAKIESIHGLTPLYATINITWHPKSRYPQPQALQTQKTTHLELMDALIKAGADVNVRLRKNLWFFGFSNCGNSNCGLEALDGTTPFWRATYAVDLEAMKMLKAAGANDTIPQYKAPTTARRGGGGGFGRPPATPADPSIDSASKAVPPGIGVYPIHAAAGVGYGNGFAGNSHRHAPDGWMPVMKYLVEELHHDVNQRDINGYTPLHHAAARGDNEMINYLVSKGADPKAVSRDFRTTVDMANGPVERLRPFPETIQLLEKMGAKNSHRCVSC is encoded by the coding sequence ATGGACATGCGCACACAGTGGTCGATGCGGCTCGCGGGAGCCGCGGTGTTGCTGGCGGGAACGGTGTCTCCGGTCGCTGGTCAGGACGCGAAGCCGGTGATGCGGGTGTCCTCTTCCTCGTCGTCGCCGCGCGTGGCGTCTTCGGCGGTGGCGCAGGCGGCGCAGCGTGGGGACCTGGCGGCGGTGCGGTCACTCATCGCCGAACGGGCGGACGTGAACGTGCCGCTGGGCGATGGCATGACCGCGCTGCACTGGGCCGCGGAGCGTGGCGATGCAGCCATGGCGAGTGCGTTGATCAAGGCGGGGGCGAAGCTCACGCCGGTCACGCGCAACGGCGGGTACACGCCGCTGCATGTCGCCGCGCGTTCGGCGAGCGGCGCGGTGGTGCAGGCGCTGCTCGCGGCCGGCGCCGATCCGGGGGCACGAACGGAAACCGGCGCCACGGCGCTGCATCTGGCCGCCCAGTCGGGCGATGTGGTGGCGGTGAAGGCGCTGGTGGCGAAGAAGGCGGATGTGAACGCGACGGAGCCGACGTGGGGGCAGACACCGCTCATGTTCGCCGCGGCGGCGGACCGGGCGGGCGCCGTGACGGCGTTGCTCGCGGCCGGCGCGGATGCATCCATCCGGACGCGCACGATCGATCTGACCGAAGAGTTGTCGCGTGAGCAGGCCGCGGCGCGCAAGCGCAACGAAGTGCTGTTCAGCTACCTGCCGGAGAAGACACGCGATTCGGTGATCAAGGCGTTCGAGAAGCAGGCGGCGGAACAGGCGGCGCAGGCCCGTCTGCGCGCCAGTGCGGCACCGGCCGCACCCGCGGGCGCCCAGGGCGCTTCCCGTGGGGGGACGCCGGCCGGGAACCAGGCGGCGGCTCCCGCTGGTGCTGCGGCGCCGGCCGGTGGTGCCGCGGCTGGTGGTGCTGCTGGCACCGCAGCGGCGGCGAAACCCGCGGCGGACAGTGCGAAGGGATTCAAGGTGGGGGTCCAGGCACCGCCGGTGGCGGCACTCACGCCGTCGCAGGTGCAGGAAGCCATCCTCGCCGGTCGCACGATCTACAACCCGAGTCAGAAAGTCGACGGCAAGGTCGAAACGATCATTCCGGCCGACACGACGAACGGCTTCCAGGCCGGTTATGAAGCGACCGTGGGCAGCATGGGTGGCCTTTCGGCCCTGCTGCATGCCGCACGCCAGGGCAACACCGCCGCGGCGATGGCGCTCATCGATGGTGGCGCCGACATCAATGAAGTGGCGGTCAGCGACAGCGTGAGTCCGTTGCTCATGGCCACCATCAACGGACAGTTCGATCTCGCGATGGCGCTGATCAAGCGTGGCGCGAACGCGAAGATCGAAAGCATTCACGGTCTGACGCCGTTGTATGCCACCATCAACATCACCTGGCATCCGAAGTCGCGGTATCCGCAGCCGCAGGCGCTGCAGACGCAGAAAACCACACACCTCGAATTGATGGATGCGCTCATCAAGGCCGGGGCCGATGTGAATGTGCGTCTGCGCAAGAACCTCTGGTTCTTCGGTTTCAGCAACTGCGGCAACTCGAACTGCGGACTGGAAGCGCTCGATGGCACGACGCCGTTCTGGCGCGCGACGTACGCGGTCGATCTCGAAGCCATGAAGATGCTGAAGGCGGCGGGCGCCAACGATACGATTCCGCAGTACAAGGCGCCGACCACCGCCCGTCGGGGTGGAGGTGGTGGATTCGGCCGTCCGCCGGCAACGCCGGCCGACCCGTCCATCGATTCCGCGTCGAAGGCGGTCCCCCCGGGTATCGGCGTGTATCCCATTCATGCCGCGGCGGGTGTGGGATACGGCAACGGCTTCGCGGGCAACTCGCACCGCCATGCACCGGACGGCTGGATGCCGGTCATGAAGTATCTGGTGGAAGAGCTGCATCACGACGTGAATCAGCGCGATATCAACGGCTACACACCGCTGCATCATGCGGCAGCCCGTGGCGACAACGAGATGATCAACTATCTCGTGAGCAAGGGTGCCGATCCGAAGGCTGTAAGCCGTGATTTCCGCACCACGGTGGACATGGCCAACGGACCGGTCGAACGTCTGCGTCCCTTCCCCGAAACGATCCAGTTGCTCGAGAAGATGGGCGCGAAGAACAGCCACCGTTGCGTGTCCTGCTGA
- a CDS encoding DUF1552 domain-containing protein — MEFLTQKTLARRTFLRGMSASIAIPYLDAMEPAGRFLSKSGGEAVAGHKRLVCIESVHGAAGSNTWGASKHLWAPEGVGRQFSLNPEGALIPLDGWRENLTIVSNTDVRMAEAFDAPEIGGDHFRSSAVFLTQSHPKQTQGSDLFVGTSFDQIVARKIGQDTPLPSMQLCIENLDQAGGCFYNYACAYTDTISWASPTEPLPMIRNPRTAFDMLFGAGANNADRSARRKDNGSILDWVVGEINSLKRDLGAADRRRVDQYLENVRELERRIEKVEAKNSSGEERLIPEAPAGVPDSFEEHMKLMFDIQVLAFQSDMTRVFSFKTGRDASSRVFAESGTNKGFHPASHHGGREQAIMEFNLINKYHVSMLPYFLERLKETKEGDSNLLDNTTIMYGSPMADGNVHNHRRCPLILLSGQQAGLPRNVHLKAPDGTPMADVFLTLLHNYGIDAPSFGDSVSPFAMYA, encoded by the coding sequence ATGGAATTCCTCACGCAGAAGACACTCGCCCGCCGCACGTTCCTGCGCGGCATGAGCGCCAGCATCGCCATTCCCTATCTCGACGCGATGGAGCCGGCCGGCCGATTCCTGTCGAAGAGTGGCGGTGAAGCCGTCGCCGGCCACAAGCGTCTCGTCTGCATCGAGTCCGTGCATGGCGCGGCCGGCAGCAATACGTGGGGCGCGTCGAAACATCTGTGGGCACCGGAAGGGGTGGGCCGGCAGTTCTCGCTCAATCCGGAAGGCGCGCTGATTCCGCTGGACGGATGGCGCGAGAATCTCACGATCGTGAGCAACACCGACGTGCGCATGGCCGAGGCGTTCGATGCGCCGGAAATCGGCGGCGACCATTTCCGTTCGAGCGCGGTGTTCCTCACGCAGTCGCATCCGAAACAGACGCAGGGTTCGGATCTGTTCGTGGGCACGTCGTTCGATCAGATCGTCGCGCGCAAGATCGGACAGGACACGCCGCTGCCGTCGATGCAGCTCTGCATCGAGAACCTCGATCAGGCGGGCGGCTGCTTCTACAACTATGCCTGCGCGTACACCGACACGATCAGCTGGGCGTCGCCCACCGAACCGCTGCCGATGATCCGCAATCCGCGCACCGCCTTCGACATGCTGTTCGGCGCCGGCGCGAACAACGCGGACCGCTCGGCGCGCCGCAAGGACAACGGCAGCATCCTCGACTGGGTGGTGGGGGAGATCAACTCGCTCAAGCGCGATCTCGGCGCCGCCGATCGGCGCCGTGTCGATCAGTATCTCGAGAACGTGCGGGAACTCGAGCGTCGCATCGAGAAGGTGGAAGCGAAGAACAGCAGCGGTGAGGAGCGCCTGATTCCGGAAGCGCCCGCCGGGGTGCCGGACAGCTTCGAGGAGCACATGAAGCTGATGTTCGACATCCAGGTGCTCGCGTTCCAGTCGGACATGACGCGCGTGTTCTCGTTCAAGACCGGCCGCGACGCCTCGAGCCGCGTGTTTGCCGAAAGCGGCACGAACAAGGGCTTCCATCCCGCGTCGCACCATGGTGGCCGCGAGCAGGCGATCATGGAGTTCAACCTGATCAACAAGTACCACGTGTCGATGCTGCCGTACTTCCTCGAGCGTCTCAAGGAAACGAAGGAAGGCGACAGCAACCTGCTCGACAACACGACGATCATGTACGGTTCGCCGATGGCGGACGGCAACGTGCACAACCACCGTCGGTGCCCGCTCATTCTGTTGAGCGGTCAGCAGGCCGGTCTGCCGCGCAACGTGCACCTCAAGGCGCCCGACGGCACGCCGATGGCCGACGTGTTCCTCACGCTGCTCCACAACTACGGGATCGACGCGCCGAGCTTCGGCGACAGTGTGTCCCCGTTCGCGATGTACGCCTGA
- a CDS encoding DUF1592 domain-containing protein encodes MKVLFAWSGITATVTLVTSLLNPATSPSTLSSTRDGNATDPVRPASMVRTATVRTPEAPVPGPVAGTHSVLARPMSPTKAKAKYGARGIEMAALDSTVQRYCGSCHNPARAARSGNLSLRGYSVDSAVAQLSVSEKMIRKLRAEMMPPPGSKRPGGDTLLALVETLEQTIDEIPVNPGTRVFQRLNRPEYQRVVRDLLALEIDPGDWLPLDTKSANFDNISDAQALSPTLLEGYLNAASAVSRMAIGDRKAPPGQFNYRISPFVSQHPWDYVEGTPYGTRGGMLVTHTFPADGIYQIRVNVGGGVGRPVEDVDVSIDGERVALLHYDRGVARNSESADLPLGADYLLTEPIAVKGGQRKVSVAFVRRAEGPYEDLIKPHEWSRASSGTGAAGTTEPAYLMEFLIMGPSKITGLSDSPSRKAIFTCNPQGAAAQRTCAESILTRLATRAYRRPLNESDRKALMTFYDRGVANGGDQPFEEGVRLGLQALLVSPHFIFRIEREPDNAAAGKDYRIDDLELASRLSFFLWSTIPDERLLTLARQKRLSTPAVFNAEVKRMLADPRAEALSTRFAAQWLRLQDLEKVHPDAFLFPDFDQQLAESMERETELFFEDLVRKDRSVLTAFTAESTFVNERLAKHYGIPGVVGTHFRKVAYADDQRRGVLGQGSVLVQTSLGNRTSPVLRGKWVMEVLLGAPPPPPPPNVPDLEQTAGAKEGKQLTTRERMEMHRENPSCNSCHNFIDPIGLALDNFDVTGKLRYRENGALLDTRGKLYDGTAINTPTDLSHALLKRPIPLMRNFTENLMAYALGRRVEDYDQPTVRSIERQAAKQQYRMSAFVMGVVNSKAFHSKRAEPVSADASQNN; translated from the coding sequence ATGAAGGTTTTATTCGCGTGGTCGGGGATTACCGCCACCGTGACTTTGGTGACATCGCTGCTGAATCCGGCGACGTCACCGTCGACGTTGTCATCCACCCGTGATGGCAATGCGACCGACCCTGTGCGCCCGGCCTCGATGGTGCGCACGGCAACCGTGCGAACGCCCGAGGCTCCTGTACCCGGCCCCGTGGCCGGTACGCACTCCGTGCTGGCGCGGCCGATGTCTCCCACGAAGGCCAAGGCCAAGTACGGCGCGCGGGGCATCGAAATGGCCGCGCTCGACTCGACGGTGCAGCGCTACTGTGGCTCCTGTCACAACCCGGCGCGTGCGGCCCGCAGCGGCAATCTCTCGCTGCGCGGCTATTCGGTCGATTCGGCGGTGGCCCAGCTGTCGGTCTCCGAGAAGATGATCCGCAAGCTGCGGGCGGAAATGATGCCCCCGCCGGGATCCAAGCGGCCGGGCGGCGATACGCTGCTGGCGCTGGTGGAGACGCTGGAACAGACGATCGACGAGATCCCGGTCAATCCGGGGACGCGCGTCTTCCAGCGCCTGAACCGCCCCGAGTACCAGCGTGTCGTGCGCGACCTGCTGGCCCTCGAGATCGATCCGGGCGACTGGCTCCCGCTCGACACCAAGAGCGCGAACTTCGACAACATCTCCGACGCCCAGGCGCTCTCGCCCACGCTGCTCGAGGGCTACCTGAATGCCGCGTCGGCGGTGAGCCGCATGGCCATCGGTGACCGCAAGGCGCCGCCGGGCCAGTTCAACTACCGGATCTCGCCGTTCGTGTCGCAGCATCCCTGGGACTATGTCGAAGGGACGCCGTACGGCACGCGCGGCGGCATGCTCGTGACCCACACCTTCCCGGCCGACGGCATCTACCAGATCCGCGTGAACGTCGGCGGTGGCGTGGGCCGTCCGGTGGAAGACGTGGACGTCTCCATCGACGGCGAGCGCGTGGCGTTGCTGCACTACGATCGTGGCGTGGCGCGCAACAGCGAATCGGCCGACCTGCCGCTGGGCGCCGACTATCTGCTCACCGAGCCCATCGCCGTGAAGGGCGGGCAGCGCAAGGTGTCGGTGGCGTTCGTGCGCCGGGCCGAGGGACCGTACGAGGATCTCATCAAGCCGCATGAGTGGTCGCGGGCGTCCAGCGGCACGGGCGCGGCGGGCACCACCGAGCCGGCCTATCTGATGGAATTTCTCATCATGGGGCCGTCAAAGATCACCGGGCTTTCCGACTCGCCCAGCCGCAAGGCGATCTTCACCTGCAACCCGCAGGGGGCCGCGGCCCAGCGCACCTGCGCGGAATCGATCCTCACCCGCCTGGCCACACGCGCCTACCGTCGTCCGCTCAACGAGAGCGATCGCAAGGCGCTGATGACCTTCTACGATCGGGGCGTCGCCAATGGTGGCGACCAGCCGTTCGAAGAAGGCGTGCGCCTGGGACTGCAGGCGTTGCTGGTGAGCCCGCACTTCATCTTCCGCATCGAGCGTGAGCCCGACAATGCGGCGGCGGGCAAGGATTACCGCATCGACGATCTCGAGCTCGCGTCGCGTCTGTCGTTCTTCCTCTGGAGCACGATCCCCGACGAACGGCTGCTCACGCTGGCGCGCCAGAAGCGTCTGTCCACGCCGGCGGTGTTCAACGCCGAAGTGAAGCGCATGCTCGCCGATCCGCGTGCCGAAGCGCTGTCCACCCGATTCGCCGCGCAGTGGCTGCGTCTGCAGGATCTCGAGAAGGTGCACCCCGATGCCTTCCTCTTCCCCGACTTCGATCAGCAACTGGCCGAGTCGATGGAGCGGGAGACCGAGCTCTTCTTCGAAGACCTCGTGCGCAAGGACCGCAGTGTGCTGACCGCGTTCACGGCCGAGTCCACCTTCGTGAACGAACGGCTCGCCAAGCACTACGGCATTCCGGGTGTGGTGGGCACGCACTTCCGCAAAGTCGCCTATGCCGACGACCAGCGTCGCGGGGTGCTCGGTCAGGGCAGCGTGCTGGTGCAGACCTCGCTCGGCAACCGCACGTCGCCGGTGCTGCGAGGCAAGTGGGTGATGGAGGTGCTGCTGGGTGCGCCGCCGCCGCCGCCGCCGCCGAACGTGCCCGACCTCGAGCAGACGGCCGGCGCGAAGGAGGGCAAGCAGCTCACCACGCGCGAGCGCATGGAGATGCACCGCGAGAATCCCTCCTGCAACTCGTGTCACAACTTCATCGACCCGATCGGTCTGGCGCTCGACAACTTCGACGTGACGGGCAAGCTCCGGTATCGCGAGAACGGCGCGCTGCTGGACACGCGTGGCAAGCTGTACGACGGCACGGCGATCAACACGCCGACCGATCTGAGCCACGCGCTGCTCAAGCGGCCGATCCCGCTGATGCGCAACTTCACCGAGAACCTCATGGCCTACGCCCTCGGTCGCCGGGTGGAGGACTATGATCAGCCCACCGTTCGATCGATCGAACGGCAGGCCGCGAAGCAGCAGTACCGCATGTCCGCGTTTGTGATGGGTGTCGTAAACAGCAAAGCCTTCCACTCCAAGCGCGCCGAGCCCGTGTCGGCTGACGCGTCCCAGAACAACTGA